In one Microvirgula aerodenitrificans DSM 15089 genomic region, the following are encoded:
- the rffA gene encoding dTDP-4-amino-4,6-dideoxygalactose transaminase encodes MNNAKIEFNRPYMTGKEFEYITQAKLNNALSGDGPFTKRCHHWIEENTGCKKALLTHSCTAALEMAALLLDICPGDEVIMPSYTFVSTANAFVLRGGVPVFVDIRPDTQNLDENLIEDAITPKTRAIVVVHYAGVACEMDRIMEIARTHNLKVVEDAAQGLMATYKGKALGSIGDFGAYSFHETKNVISGEGGALLLNDSATVLRAETIREKGTDRSQFFRGEVDKYTWQEVGSSFLPGELVAAFLLAQLEEAHAITDHRLAIWDRYHAAFEHLESKGRLRRPCIPESCQHNAHMYYILLAPEIDRQGVIAQLKQHSIHSVFHYVPLHNSPAGKRYGKVHGTLAVTDSNSECLLRLPLWVGLSEAQQEVIVDVLTSAIS; translated from the coding sequence ATGAATAATGCAAAAATTGAGTTTAACCGTCCTTACATGACAGGCAAGGAATTTGAGTATATCACTCAGGCCAAGCTCAACAATGCATTATCAGGGGATGGGCCGTTCACCAAGCGATGCCATCATTGGATCGAAGAGAATACGGGCTGCAAGAAAGCGCTATTGACCCACTCTTGCACGGCGGCACTGGAGATGGCAGCACTGCTGCTGGACATCTGCCCCGGAGATGAAGTCATCATGCCCTCTTACACCTTTGTGTCCACAGCCAATGCATTTGTGCTTCGGGGTGGCGTTCCCGTTTTTGTTGACATCCGGCCTGACACTCAAAATCTGGATGAAAATCTGATTGAAGATGCCATCACGCCAAAAACCCGGGCCATTGTTGTGGTTCATTATGCCGGGGTTGCTTGTGAGATGGACCGCATCATGGAAATTGCGCGTACTCACAATCTGAAAGTGGTGGAAGATGCCGCACAAGGATTGATGGCGACCTATAAAGGGAAAGCCCTGGGCAGCATCGGTGATTTTGGCGCATACAGCTTTCACGAAACGAAAAATGTCATTTCAGGAGAAGGTGGCGCTTTACTGCTAAATGATAGCGCCACGGTCCTTCGCGCGGAAACCATCCGTGAAAAAGGAACGGATCGCAGTCAATTTTTCAGAGGTGAGGTAGACAAATATACCTGGCAGGAAGTCGGCTCCTCCTTCCTGCCTGGTGAGCTTGTTGCCGCTTTTCTGCTGGCACAACTTGAAGAAGCCCATGCCATCACGGATCATCGGCTTGCCATCTGGGATCGTTACCATGCCGCATTTGAGCACCTTGAATCAAAGGGCAGACTGCGCAGACCTTGCATCCCGGAATCTTGCCAGCACAACGCCCACATGTATTACATATTGCTTGCCCCTGAAATCGACCGGCAGGGCGTTATCGCACAGTTAAAGCAGCACAGCATTCACTCGGTTTTCCATTATGTTCCCTTGCACAATTCGCCGGCAGGCAAGCGCTACGGCAAGGTTCATGGAACGCTGGCCGTTACTGACAGCAATTCGGAATGCCTTCTGCGATTGCCTCTGTGGGTGGGGCTCAGTGAAGCACAGCAAGAGGTTATTGTGGACGTATTGACTAGCGCGATAAGCTGA
- a CDS encoding glycosyltransferase, which produces MSTFKNDIEYMLSLAHRDNIDAIKSLFFTIISSPNEFSLDEMAKIYYTTYRIWFSLSQENSFDDQKILMYKAYETLFIRSERLACSDAPPPCRAAEKNTADIVVLTGQFLDSQHAPTIAALTHCIYLKKLGFNPIIINCDTYCIPDPFFSGLFYATNIPQFSNAGIDINLHTGMGFTLQENGSQTSQVIFEDNQFEFYQLAGSLEEKISNFNGIFQDIIAQNVDIISVGDANIFADLLARTNKCIVYHTSVETPVASVRAPAIFPKKLNNNEHALLEKLGVTDNVIEVEIPLFHHMKNANRSNNLDMREDEIVFAIVGRRLAREVNKNFILLMRKIKNTISNARFVFAGEALDENILNYADEHALLDCMTQIGFVPDTAEMYRSAHFYVNPSRRGGGSSAFEALYQGVPVITYCYGDVHSIVGSDFSFESDEDILAYLSTCINDQGFYLQQKKLAKKIAAEKDGSNDAYRKFLTEIGIPSLA; this is translated from the coding sequence ATGAGCACCTTCAAGAACGATATTGAGTACATGTTGTCCCTTGCTCACAGGGACAATATTGACGCGATCAAGTCTTTATTTTTTACCATCATATCCAGCCCCAATGAGTTTTCACTGGATGAAATGGCAAAAATATATTACACAACTTATCGCATATGGTTTTCTCTGAGTCAGGAAAACAGCTTTGATGATCAAAAAATATTGATGTACAAAGCTTATGAAACACTATTTATCCGGAGTGAACGGCTAGCCTGCAGCGATGCGCCGCCTCCATGCAGGGCTGCAGAAAAGAATACGGCTGATATTGTTGTACTCACGGGCCAGTTCCTTGACTCCCAGCATGCCCCGACCATTGCGGCATTGACTCACTGCATCTATCTGAAAAAACTCGGCTTCAACCCCATCATTATAAATTGCGACACTTATTGCATCCCCGACCCTTTTTTCTCCGGGCTTTTTTACGCCACTAATATCCCGCAATTTTCAAATGCCGGGATTGATATAAACCTGCACACCGGAATGGGCTTCACACTGCAGGAAAATGGCAGTCAGACAAGCCAGGTCATATTTGAAGATAACCAGTTCGAATTCTACCAACTGGCAGGAAGTCTGGAAGAGAAAATCAGCAACTTCAACGGAATTTTCCAGGACATAATCGCTCAGAATGTTGATATCATTTCTGTTGGTGATGCCAATATATTCGCCGACCTGCTGGCAAGAACCAACAAATGCATTGTTTATCACACCTCAGTAGAAACACCTGTTGCCTCTGTCCGTGCCCCGGCCATTTTCCCCAAAAAACTGAACAACAATGAGCACGCACTGCTGGAGAAGCTTGGTGTAACAGACAATGTCATCGAAGTTGAAATTCCTCTATTTCATCACATGAAGAATGCCAACCGCAGCAATAATCTTGACATGCGGGAAGACGAAATTGTTTTTGCCATTGTTGGACGGCGTTTGGCGCGAGAGGTCAACAAAAACTTCATCCTGCTGATGCGGAAGATAAAAAACACCATCAGCAATGCCCGTTTTGTTTTTGCGGGCGAAGCACTGGATGAGAATATATTGAACTATGCTGACGAGCATGCCCTGCTCGACTGCATGACACAGATCGGCTTTGTACCAGACACCGCAGAGATGTACCGCTCGGCTCACTTTTATGTCAATCCTTCGCGGCGAGGTGGCGGCTCGTCTGCGTTTGAAGCGCTCTATCAGGGCGTCCCTGTCATTACCTACTGCTATGGGGACGTCCACAGCATTGTTGGCTCTGATTTTTCATTTGAAAGCGATGAAGATATCCTGGCCTATCTGAGTACCTGCATCAATGACCAAGGGTTTTACCTGCAACAAAAGAAACTGGCCAAAAAAATAGCGGCAGAAAAAGATGGCAGCAATGACGCGTACAGAAAATTCCTCACCGAGATTGGAATTCCTTCTTTGGCCTGA
- the gcvP gene encoding aminomethyl-transferring glycine dehydrogenase — translation MTTLQQLEHTDAFVARHIGPSDADVSAMLAVLGLDSLDQLTTQTVPADILRADPLPLPGAIPEHVALAELAGIAGKNVLARSFIGLGYHPTLTPNVILRNVTENPGWYTAYTPYQAEIAQGRLEALLNFQQMVIDMTGLELANASLLDEATAAAEAMAMARRVSKARGQVFFVDSQVLPQTFDVLKTRAAEFGFELVSGHPEEAVNHELFGALFQYPGADGEVSDLSAYIAAAQQKGAIVTVAADILALALLKSPGEMGADIAVGTTQRFGIPMGFGGPHAAYFASRDAHKRSTPGRLIGVSIDAKGKRALRMALQTREQHIRREKANSNICTSQVLLANMAGFFATYHGPAGIKRIAARVHRLACLFADGVRASGGHVASQTFFDTVRVQTGAATESVLATARAAGYNLRRVDAGTVAVAFHEVATGADVVELVRFITGKTVDVAALDARVADQFPAALKRESAYLTHPVFNSHHSETEMMRYLKKLQNRDLALDHAMIPLGSCTMKLNAASEMTPITWPAFGGVHPFAPREQVQGYLELVDGLSEQLKAITGFDAISLQPNSGAQGEYAGLLCIRRYLDSKGQQARRICLIPTSAHGTNPASAQMMGMEVVPVACDDNGNIDVADLKAKAEQYRDTLACLMLTYPSTHGVFEAAIRDIIDTVHAHGGQVYFDGANLNALVGLVRPADIGADVSHMNLHKTFCIPHGGGGPGVGPIGMKAHLAPFAPNHAVTPIANGSEGQSAVSAAPFGSASILPISWMYIRMMGGAGLRRATQVALLSANYVAKRLEGAYPILYRDANGRVAHECIVDLRPLKAETGITEVDVAKRLMDYGFHAPTMSFPVAGTIMIEPTESESRAELERFIDALLAIREEIRKVGDGEWPRDDNPLKHAPHSIADVTGEWTRPYPREQGLFPLPYVAENKFWPFVNRIDDVYGDRNLVCSCPPMSEYQ, via the coding sequence ATGACTACGCTGCAACAACTCGAACACACCGACGCCTTTGTCGCGCGGCATATCGGCCCGAGCGATGCTGACGTGAGCGCCATGCTCGCCGTCCTCGGCCTCGATTCGCTGGACCAGCTGACTACCCAGACCGTGCCGGCCGACATCCTGCGCGCCGATCCGCTGCCGCTGCCCGGCGCCATCCCCGAGCATGTCGCCCTCGCCGAGCTGGCCGGCATCGCCGGCAAGAATGTCCTGGCCAGGTCCTTTATCGGGCTCGGCTACCACCCGACGCTGACGCCGAACGTGATTCTGCGCAATGTGACGGAAAACCCCGGCTGGTACACCGCCTATACGCCGTACCAGGCCGAAATCGCCCAGGGCCGGCTGGAAGCGCTGCTGAACTTCCAGCAGATGGTCATCGACATGACCGGGCTGGAACTGGCCAATGCCTCGCTGCTCGACGAAGCCACGGCCGCCGCCGAAGCGATGGCGATGGCGCGCCGGGTGTCGAAGGCACGCGGGCAGGTGTTCTTTGTCGACAGCCAGGTGCTGCCGCAGACCTTCGATGTGCTGAAGACGCGTGCGGCCGAATTCGGCTTCGAGCTGGTCAGCGGTCATCCGGAAGAAGCGGTCAATCATGAGCTGTTCGGCGCGCTGTTCCAGTACCCGGGCGCTGACGGTGAAGTCAGCGACCTGAGCGCCTATATCGCGGCGGCGCAGCAGAAGGGCGCCATCGTCACCGTGGCGGCCGACATTCTGGCGCTGGCGCTGCTGAAGTCGCCGGGCGAAATGGGGGCCGACATCGCCGTCGGCACCACCCAGCGCTTCGGCATTCCGATGGGTTTTGGCGGCCCGCATGCTGCCTATTTCGCCAGCCGCGACGCACACAAGCGTTCGACCCCGGGGCGCCTGATCGGCGTGTCGATCGACGCCAAGGGCAAGCGCGCCCTGCGCATGGCACTGCAGACCCGCGAACAGCATATCCGTCGCGAGAAAGCCAATTCGAACATCTGCACCTCGCAGGTGCTGCTGGCCAATATGGCCGGCTTCTTCGCCACCTATCACGGCCCGGCCGGCATCAAGCGCATCGCCGCGCGCGTGCACCGCCTGGCCTGCCTGTTCGCCGATGGCGTGCGCGCCAGCGGCGGCCATGTCGCCAGCCAGACCTTCTTCGACACCGTGCGCGTGCAGACCGGCGCCGCCACCGAATCGGTGCTCGCCACCGCGCGTGCCGCCGGTTACAACCTGCGCCGTGTCGATGCCGGCACCGTTGCCGTCGCCTTCCACGAAGTCGCCACCGGCGCCGATGTGGTCGAACTGGTGCGCTTCATTACCGGCAAGACGGTCGATGTGGCCGCACTGGACGCCCGCGTCGCCGACCAGTTCCCGGCCGCGCTGAAGCGCGAGTCGGCCTATCTGACGCATCCGGTCTTCAATTCGCATCACAGCGAAACCGAAATGATGCGTTACCTGAAGAAACTGCAGAACCGCGACCTGGCACTCGATCACGCCATGATCCCGCTCGGCAGCTGCACCATGAAGCTGAACGCCGCCAGCGAAATGACGCCGATCACCTGGCCGGCCTTCGGTGGCGTGCACCCGTTCGCCCCGCGCGAACAGGTTCAGGGCTATCTGGAGCTGGTCGACGGCCTGTCCGAACAGCTGAAGGCCATAACCGGTTTCGACGCCATCAGCCTGCAGCCGAACTCCGGTGCCCAGGGTGAATATGCCGGTCTGCTGTGCATCCGCCGCTATCTGGACAGCAAGGGTCAACAGGCGCGCAGGATCTGCCTGATCCCGACCTCGGCCCACGGCACCAACCCGGCCAGCGCGCAGATGATGGGCATGGAAGTGGTACCGGTCGCCTGCGACGACAACGGCAATATCGACGTTGCCGATCTGAAGGCCAAGGCCGAGCAGTACCGCGACACGCTGGCCTGCCTGATGCTGACCTACCCGTCGACTCACGGCGTGTTCGAGGCGGCGATCCGCGACATTATCGACACCGTGCATGCGCACGGCGGTCAGGTCTATTTCGACGGTGCCAACCTGAATGCCCTGGTCGGTCTGGTGCGTCCGGCCGATATCGGCGCCGACGTGTCGCACATGAACCTGCACAAGACCTTCTGCATCCCGCACGGCGGCGGCGGCCCGGGCGTGGGCCCGATCGGCATGAAGGCGCATCTGGCGCCGTTCGCGCCGAACCATGCGGTGACGCCGATCGCCAATGGCTCGGAAGGCCAGAGTGCCGTGTCGGCCGCGCCGTTCGGCAGCGCCTCGATCCTGCCGATCAGCTGGATGTACATCCGCATGATGGGGGGCGCCGGCCTGCGTCGCGCCACCCAGGTTGCCCTGCTGAGCGCGAACTATGTCGCCAAGCGGCTGGAAGGGGCCTACCCGATCCTGTACCGCGATGCGAACGGCCGTGTCGCCCACGAGTGCATCGTCGACCTGCGTCCGCTGAAGGCGGAAACCGGCATCACCGAAGTCGACGTCGCCAAGCGGCTGATGGACTACGGTTTCCACGCGCCGACCATGAGCTTCCCGGTGGCCGGCACCATCATGATCGAGCCGACCGAAAGCGAATCGCGCGCCGAGCTGGAACGCTTTATCGACGCGCTGCTGGCGATCCGCGAGGAAATCCGCAAGGTCGGCGATGGCGAATGGCCGCGTGACGACAATCCGCTGAAGCATGCGCCGCACAGCATTGCCGACGTGACCGGCGAATGGACGCGCCCGTACCCGCGCGAACAGGGCCTGTTCCCGCTGCCGTATGTGGCAGAGAACAAGTTCTGGCCGTTCGTGAACCGTATCGACGATGTGTATGGTGACCGCAACCTGGTGTGCAGCTGCCCGCCGATGAGCGAATACCAGTAA
- the gcvH gene encoding glycine cleavage system protein GcvH — translation MSHIPADLKYVASHEWIRREADGTVTIGITHHAQELLGDIVYVELPAVGSVLADGAGAGVVESVKAASDVYSPLAGEVIEVNAALESAPDTANTDPYGEGWFFKMKPANAADVDALLDADAYAKEVG, via the coding sequence ATGAGCCACATCCCCGCCGATCTGAAGTACGTTGCCAGTCACGAGTGGATCCGTCGCGAAGCCGACGGCACCGTGACCATCGGCATCACCCATCACGCACAGGAACTGCTGGGCGACATCGTCTACGTTGAGCTGCCGGCCGTCGGCAGCGTGCTGGCCGATGGCGCCGGCGCCGGCGTGGTCGAGTCGGTCAAGGCCGCCAGCGATGTGTACAGCCCGCTGGCCGGTGAAGTGATCGAAGTGAACGCCGCGCTGGAAAGCGCGCCGGACACCGCCAACACCGACCCGTATGGCGAAGGCTGGTTCTTCAAGATGAAGCCGGCCAATGCCGCCGACGTCGACGCGCTGCTCGACGCCGACGCTTACGCGAAGGAAGTGGGCTAA
- the gcvT gene encoding glycine cleavage system aminomethyltransferase GcvT, translating into MTASLLTTPFHALHIEAGAKMVPFAGWDMPIHYGSQLKEHEIVRQDAGMFDVSHMTVVDLTGEGARDYLRHLIANDIDKLAPVGKALYAGMLNEAGGVIDDLIVYLTDWGYRVVVNAGTHDKDLAWMRRQIEGYAATLTERPDLAMLAVQGPTAIDRFCAAQPAMAERVRALSVFQGLPFNNGADGWFIARTGYTGEDGLEIILPAAEAAGLWRDLLAAGVQPTGLGARDTLRLEAGMNLYGHDMDDNVSPLEAGMGWTLDLKDPARDFVGRKPVEALKAAGPKLKQVGLMLEGRGVLREGMTVLVDGLGEGVITSGTFSPTLKQSIAIARVPAATGATVAVDIRGQRVPARVVKMPFVRNGKKVCE; encoded by the coding sequence ATGACCGCATCGCTCCTCACCACCCCGTTCCACGCCCTGCATATCGAAGCCGGCGCCAAAATGGTTCCGTTCGCCGGCTGGGACATGCCCATCCATTACGGCTCGCAGCTCAAGGAGCACGAGATCGTCCGCCAGGATGCCGGCATGTTCGACGTATCGCACATGACCGTGGTTGACCTGACCGGAGAGGGCGCGCGCGACTACCTGCGTCACCTGATCGCCAACGACATCGACAAACTCGCGCCGGTCGGCAAGGCGCTGTACGCCGGCATGCTGAACGAAGCCGGCGGTGTGATTGACGACCTGATCGTCTATCTGACCGACTGGGGCTACCGCGTGGTCGTCAACGCCGGCACCCACGACAAGGATCTGGCGTGGATGCGCCGCCAGATCGAAGGCTATGCCGCCACGTTGACCGAACGCCCGGACCTGGCGATGCTCGCCGTCCAGGGCCCGACCGCCATCGACCGCTTCTGTGCCGCTCAGCCGGCCATGGCCGAGCGGGTCCGCGCGCTGAGCGTGTTCCAGGGCCTGCCGTTCAACAATGGCGCGGATGGCTGGTTTATCGCCCGTACCGGTTATACCGGCGAAGACGGACTGGAAATCATCCTGCCGGCGGCCGAAGCCGCCGGCCTGTGGCGCGATCTGCTGGCAGCCGGCGTGCAGCCGACCGGTCTTGGCGCTCGCGACACCCTGCGTCTCGAAGCCGGCATGAACCTGTATGGCCACGACATGGACGACAACGTCAGTCCGCTCGAAGCCGGCATGGGCTGGACGCTGGACCTGAAAGACCCGGCGCGCGACTTTGTCGGCCGCAAGCCGGTCGAGGCGCTGAAGGCCGCCGGCCCGAAGCTGAAGCAGGTCGGCCTGATGCTCGAGGGCCGTGGCGTGCTGCGCGAAGGCATGACCGTGCTGGTCGACGGCCTCGGCGAGGGCGTGATCACCAGCGGGACCTTCTCGCCGACGCTGAAGCAGTCGATTGCGATTGCCCGCGTGCCGGCCGCGACCGGTGCCACGGTGGCGGTCGATATCCGTGGCCAGCGCGTGCCGGCCCGGGTGGTGAAAATGCCGTTCGTCCGCAACGGCAAGAAAGTCTGCGAATAA
- a CDS encoding glycosyltransferase family 4 protein: MSARHAVIAIRQLEKNTGASRVAFSQAALLRQAGYRVTLLAERANEALVAERDCELVRLWRWPLRGAFRRQWFNRRVQAWCRRHHPDLLISHGDAETPNVLFLHNCVHLASQKIHGKPLPAGHEVALLHDRILSAQAFDVIGVNSRMMGDEVIRRYGIPADKVRVFHPGYDAGQFNTDDRAARRLAGRAAVGVDPSATLVGLVTSGDFSKRNVAGFIDAAAKLVALAPDRDWRFLVVGKDRFDSYRQQAERLGIGNRVIHSPVMDNVAMLYPALDLFVLPAHIEEFGLVALEAMACGTPVLLGDHVGASELLPATPEWQQRILPAADSTRWAEAIRDSVADQAGSEARALALASQLGPWQYAQQQAAMQHFFEQIAAAH; the protein is encoded by the coding sequence ATGTCCGCCAGACACGCCGTCATCGCCATTCGCCAGCTGGAGAAGAACACCGGCGCCAGCCGGGTTGCCTTTTCACAGGCGGCGCTGCTGCGACAGGCGGGCTACCGGGTGACCCTGCTGGCCGAACGCGCCAACGAGGCGCTGGTGGCCGAGCGCGATTGCGAACTGGTTCGCCTCTGGCGCTGGCCGCTGCGCGGTGCCTTTCGCCGCCAGTGGTTCAATCGGCGCGTGCAGGCATGGTGCCGCCGTCATCACCCCGACCTGCTGATCAGTCATGGCGATGCCGAAACCCCGAACGTACTGTTCCTGCACAACTGCGTGCATCTGGCCTCGCAGAAGATTCACGGCAAGCCGCTGCCGGCCGGGCACGAGGTTGCGCTGCTGCACGACCGCATCCTGTCGGCGCAGGCGTTCGACGTTATCGGCGTCAATTCGCGGATGATGGGCGACGAGGTCATCCGTCGCTACGGCATCCCCGCCGACAAGGTCCGGGTATTCCACCCCGGTTATGACGCGGGGCAGTTCAACACCGATGATCGCGCGGCCCGGCGTCTGGCCGGGCGTGCGGCAGTCGGCGTCGATCCGTCGGCCACTCTGGTCGGGCTGGTGACGTCCGGTGACTTCAGCAAGCGCAATGTTGCCGGCTTTATCGACGCAGCGGCGAAACTGGTGGCGCTGGCGCCGGACCGGGACTGGCGCTTCCTGGTGGTCGGCAAGGACCGCTTCGACAGCTACCGCCAGCAGGCGGAGCGGCTCGGCATCGGCAACCGGGTCATCCACTCGCCGGTCATGGACAATGTGGCCATGCTGTATCCGGCGCTGGACCTGTTCGTGCTGCCGGCCCATATCGAGGAGTTCGGTCTGGTGGCGCTGGAGGCGATGGCCTGCGGTACGCCGGTGCTGCTTGGCGACCATGTCGGCGCGTCCGAGCTGCTGCCGGCTACCCCTGAATGGCAGCAGCGCATCCTGCCGGCTGCCGACAGCACACGCTGGGCCGAGGCAATACGTGATTCGGTTGCCGATCAGGCCGGGTCCGAGGCCCGGGCGCTGGCGCTGGCCAGCCAGCTCGGACCGTGGCAATACGCGCAGCAGCAGGCCGCCATGCAGCACTTTTTCGAGCAGATCGCCGCCGCGCACTGA
- the arcC gene encoding carbamate kinase — MSRVVVALGGNALQRRGEVMTADNQRKNVRVAAKQLAQVAKHHELVLAHGNGPQVGLLGLQNEAYARHVDDKVTPYPLDVLGAQTEGMIGYMMEQELGNELPFEVPLATILTMTEVDPKDPAFANPTKFVGPVYSKEEADKVAAANGWTVKADGEYFRRVVPSPKPKRIFEMRPIKWLIEKGVVVIAAGGGGIPTMYDEGGKKLEGVEAVIDKDLASSLLAREVEADYFVVATDVKAVFINWGKPDQKAIKRANPDALIKLGFAAGSMGPKVEAAAEFATMTGKRAVIGALEDIEKIVEGQAGTIVTTEIDGIEYY, encoded by the coding sequence ATGAGCAGAGTTGTGGTCGCACTGGGCGGTAACGCCCTGCAACGCCGCGGTGAGGTAATGACCGCCGACAACCAGCGGAAGAACGTCAGAGTCGCCGCCAAGCAACTGGCGCAGGTCGCCAAGCACCACGAGCTCGTCCTGGCCCACGGCAACGGGCCGCAGGTCGGCCTGCTCGGGCTGCAGAACGAGGCCTATGCCCGTCACGTCGACGACAAGGTCACGCCGTATCCGCTCGATGTGCTCGGTGCCCAGACCGAAGGCATGATCGGCTACATGATGGAACAGGAGCTGGGCAACGAACTGCCGTTCGAAGTGCCGCTGGCCACCATCCTGACCATGACCGAGGTCGATCCGAAAGACCCGGCCTTCGCCAACCCGACCAAGTTCGTCGGCCCGGTGTACTCGAAGGAAGAAGCGGACAAGGTCGCCGCCGCGAATGGCTGGACGGTCAAGGCCGATGGCGAATACTTCCGTCGCGTGGTGCCGAGCCCGAAACCGAAGCGCATTTTCGAAATGCGCCCGATCAAGTGGCTGATTGAAAAGGGTGTGGTGGTGATCGCGGCCGGTGGTGGCGGCATTCCGACCATGTACGACGAAGGCGGCAAGAAACTGGAAGGCGTCGAAGCGGTGATCGACAAGGACCTGGCATCGTCGCTGCTGGCGCGTGAAGTCGAGGCCGATTACTTTGTGGTCGCAACCGACGTGAAGGCCGTGTTCATCAACTGGGGCAAGCCGGACCAGAAGGCGATCAAGCGTGCGAACCCGGACGCGCTGATCAAGCTCGGCTTTGCGGCCGGCTCGATGGGGCCGAAGGTCGAAGCCGCCGCCGAGTTCGCCACGATGACCGGCAAGCGCGCGGTTATCGGTGCGCTTGAGGACATCGAGAAGATCGTCGAGGGTCAGGCCGGCACCATCGTGACGACCGAGATCGACGGCATCGAGTATTACTAA
- a CDS encoding ornithine carbamoyltransferase, translated as MAFNLRNRHFLKELDFTPREIRYLLDLARDLKRAKYNGTEQPRMKGKNIALIFEKTSTRTRCAFEVAAHDQGANVTYLEPSGSQIGHKESMKDTARVLGRMFDAIEYRGFSQELVQELADYAGVPVYNGLTDEWHPTQMLADVLTMTEHSDKPLSQIAYAYVGDARNNMGHSLMIIGCLLGMDVRIGGPKDLQPDEKLVVRAREIAKETGARLLVTDDPKAAVKGVDFIHTDVWVSMGEPIEKWGERISILKPFQVNKALLEATGNPQTKFMHCLPAFHNTETKVGKQIEQQYPEFAKGIEVTDDVFESPACIAFEQAENRMHTIKAIMVATLGA; from the coding sequence ATGGCTTTCAATCTGCGCAATCGCCACTTCCTCAAGGAACTCGATTTCACCCCGCGTGAAATTCGCTATCTGCTCGACCTGGCCCGCGACCTGAAGCGCGCCAAGTACAACGGCACCGAGCAGCCGCGCATGAAGGGCAAGAACATCGCGCTGATCTTTGAAAAGACCTCGACCCGCACCCGCTGCGCGTTCGAAGTGGCGGCCCATGACCAGGGCGCCAATGTGACCTATCTCGAACCGAGCGGTTCGCAGATCGGCCACAAGGAGTCGATGAAGGACACCGCCCGCGTGCTGGGGCGCATGTTCGATGCCATCGAGTACCGCGGCTTCAGCCAGGAACTGGTGCAGGAACTGGCCGACTATGCCGGCGTGCCGGTCTACAACGGCCTGACCGACGAATGGCACCCGACCCAGATGCTGGCCGACGTGCTGACCATGACCGAGCACAGCGACAAGCCGCTGTCGCAGATCGCTTACGCCTATGTCGGCGATGCCCGCAACAATATGGGCCATTCGCTGATGATCATCGGTTGCCTGCTGGGCATGGACGTGCGCATCGGTGGCCCGAAGGATCTGCAGCCGGACGAAAAACTGGTGGTCAGGGCCAGGGAAATCGCCAAGGAAACCGGCGCGCGCCTGCTGGTGACCGATGACCCGAAAGCCGCGGTCAAGGGCGTTGACTTTATCCACACCGACGTCTGGGTGTCGATGGGCGAGCCGATCGAAAAATGGGGCGAGCGCATCTCGATCCTGAAGCCGTTCCAAGTCAACAAGGCACTGCTGGAAGCGACCGGCAATCCGCAGACAAAATTCATGCACTGCCTGCCGGCCTTCCACAACACCGAGACCAAGGTTGGCAAGCAGATCGAGCAGCAGTACCCGGAGTTCGCCAAGGGCATTGAAGTGACCGATGACGTGTTCGAAAGCCCGGCGTGCATTGCGTTCGAGCAGGCCGAGAACCGCATGCACACCATCAAGGCCATCATGGTGGCCACGCTCGGCGCCTGA